The genomic segment actacaaaaaattTCGTTACGCCGATCATTTAAATAGAATCTCCATAAAATTCTCTATCGATGAACATAAGATTTGGCCATTTATCGTTCTCCTATGTGGGATTAATCTCATCCACAAACAGACGACGACAATAGTTCTGAAAAGAGTAGatacttattttgtatattatactaatatactaatactatactactattttatagaatatctGAATATACATCATCTGTCATTTACTAATTGACTTTACCAATTGTCCTATTAGTAGATTTTGAGAcatgtcatattatagtattctaCATGCACAAcaaattgcatttaattttaatcattttcgAGATGTTGATGATTGAAATCCAAAGttcatcaattaataattatacatataaacaatTGCTCATATTTAAACCTCTAAATAGATTTATTATGGATGTGATTATAAGAATAGGCGACTACTTAAGCAAGTTACTAAGTAAACTACTGGCATAGAATGTTCTATagataggtatgtacctataactgtTTTTAAAGTTCAACAAATCATTAGTTGTAGATGAAGttcaaataagataatattatacttttatgttcCCAAACGTTTCTGTTTAGGCCCTTCTAAAACCTATTCCCGGAGTCAGGGGTCCTCGAACACCCCCCTAGTTGTATTTTGGAAAAGGTTTAGTTTTTGTATGAAGTTTCTGAAACTCGAGATTTGTATAGTTTGGAGGTCGGTGATCAAATTCGGCGTCTTGTGTCGAGACCATAGGAGCCGTTTTTCTCCGTCTTTTGGGGCCTTCGAAAGTTCAAAATTTGCGTTTTTCGGGGTTTTCGGTACTGACACTAAGATTTTGGGCTCGGCGAGCCGTTTTTGTAGTCGAATGTTATAGAGGACTTTGCGCTGTATCGATGGGTACCGAGATCGAGGTTATCCGACTTGTGGTTCGGGAGTTATGATTTTTGGTGtgttttttgtacttaaaaaattacgtAGTAACgtgtattttggattttgggtTTTCGTTTGATTACTACAAAACTCGAGATTCTAGTATTTTGGTGTACGAGAATTGAAAAAGTCTCTATGGTCGAAGTACGTACGACCATTATTTCGCCCGTAATCGGAGTAGACAAATGTTAAAAAACGCAATATGTGATTATTCGTATGTCTAGACGCGTTTCCTTATGGTATACGtctgtataacattttaagtaataattattttgaactttttttcacatttattttagtagAAGTGTAgctcattattcattaatgtaAATCGATAGGTAAATAcgatacctataaaataataagtcaattcacaccaatatatatgtatttgagctaacaacacaaaattggatgTATATTATGAAGTACTAGCTCCTTCAATATGGGTTGTGTCGTCTTGAAATCTTTGAGGTTCAATGCAGTAACACCTCTATATCAAATGTATGGTCTTAAAAAAGCCACGACTCGATTTTAAGTTCGAGAAATTGACAAAACAAAATTGCccgctaattttttttttgaaaaatttgtatttcgatttatagtttttgaaatactaATACGTTAAGTCGTTTAGAAATCCCAACTTCTTCAATATTGGTCTTATCGACTTGAAATCTTCGAGGTTCAATGCAGTGACACCTCTAGATGAAATTTCTGTTCTCAAAAAATTCGCATCTCAATTTTAAGATGGGGAATTTCGCGAAACAAAATTTcccgccaattttttttttgaataatttaaattttgacctcaaCATTTACTCCCTTAATAATTgagttaataaacttttaccAGCTGGCAAATGATCTAGGCACGCTCCTGCTTTGATCCTCAAAGGTTTCATAAAGATATGACTTTTATTGAAGGATTTAGGATTTTGGATAGGTTTTTCAAATTCGTATTATTTCGAAAACCTAAATCATTCAATATAAGTCTTATCGTTATGAAACTTTCAATGATTGAAGCAGTCAACCCTCGAGATCAACTTTCTGTTCTTGAAAAAGTCGCGTATCGACCTGAAggttaaaaaaatgacaaaaaaaaatttcccgccaatttttttttttaataatttaaatttttacctcaaCATTTACTACCTTAATATCTgagttaataaatttttaaaaactgggaACTGGTCTAGGGACGCTTTTGCTTCGATCCTcaaaggttttaaaaaaaagtactttttTGGAAGGATTTGGTTTTTTCNNNNNNNNNNNNNNNNNNNNNNNNNNNNNNNNNNNNNNNNNNNNNNNNNNNNNNNNNNNNNNNNNNNNNNNNNNNNNNNNNNNNNNNNNNNNNNNNNNNNNNNNNNNNNNNNNNNNNNNNNNNNNNNNNNNNNNNNNNNNNNNNNNNNNNNNNNNNNNNNNNNNNNNNNNNNNNNNNNNNNNNNNNNNNNNNNNNNNNNNNNNNNNNNNNNNNNNNNNNNNNNNNNNNNNNNNNNNNNNNNNNNNNNNNNNNNNNNNNNNNNNNNNNNNNNNNNNNNNNNNNNNNNNNNNNNNNNNNNNNNNNNNNNNNNNNNNNNNNNNNNNNNNNNNNNNNNNNNNNNNNNNNNNNNNNNNNNNNNNNNNNNNNNNNNNNNNNNNNNNNNNNNNNNNNNNNNNNNNNNNNNNNNNNNNNNNNNNNNNNNNNNNNNNNNNNNNNNNNNNNNNNNNNNNNNNNNNNNNNNNNNNNNNNNNNNNNNNNNNNNNNNNNNNNNNNNNNNNNNNNNNNNNNNNNNNNNNNNNNNNNNNNNNNNNNNNNNNNNNNNNNNNNNNNNNNNNNNNNNNNNNNNNNNNNNNNNNNNNNNNNNNNNNNNNNNNNNNNNNNNNNNNNNNNNNNNNNNNNNNNNNNNNNNNNNNNNNNNNNNNNNNNNNNNNNNNNNNNNNNNNNNNNNNNNNNNNNNNNNNNNNNNNNNNNNNNNNNNNNNNNNNNNNNNNNNNNNNNNNNNNNNNNNNNNNNNNNNNNNNNNNNNNNNNNNNNNNNNNNNNNNNNNNNNNNNNNNNNNNNNNNNNNNNNNNNNNNNNNNNNNNNNNNNNNNNNNNNNNNNNNNNNNNNNNNNNNNNNNNNNNNNNNNNNNNNNNNNNNNNNNNNNNNNNNNNNNNNNNNNNNNNNNNNNNNNNNNNNNNNNNNNNNNNNNNNNNNNNNNNNNNNNNNNNNNNNNNNNNNNNNNNNNNNNNNNNNNNNNNNNNNNNNNNNNNNNNNNNNNNNNNNNNNNNNNNNNNNNNNNNNNNNNNNNNNNNNNNNNNNNNNNNNNNNNNNNNNNNNNNNNNNNNNNNNNNNNNNNNNNNNNNNNNNNNNNNNNNNNNNNNNNNNNNNNNNNNNNNNNNNNNNNNNNNNNNNNNNNNNNNNNNNNNNNNNNNNNNNNNNNNNNNNNNNNNNNNNNNNNNNNNNNNNNNNNNNNNNNNNNNNNNNNNNNNNNNNNNNNNNNNNNNNNNNNNNNNNNNNNNNNNNNNNNNNNNNNNNNNNNNNNNNNNNNNNNNNNNNNNNNNNNNNNNNNNNNNNNNNNNNNNNNNNNNNNNNNNNNNNNNNNNNNNNNNNNNNNNNNNNNNNNNNNNNNNNNNNNNNNNNNNNNNNNNNNNNNNNNNNNNNNNNNNNNNNNNNNNNNNNNNNNNNNNNNNNNNNNNNNNNNNNNNNNNNNNNNNNNNNNNNNNNNNNNNNNNNNNNNNNNNNNNNNNNNNNNNNNNNNNNNNNNNNNNNNNNNNNNNNNNNNNNNNNNNNNNNNNNNNNNNNNNNNNNNNNNNNNNNNNNNNNNNNNNNNNNNNNNNNNNNNNNNNNNNNNNNNNNNNNNNNNNNNNNNNNNNNNNNNNNNNNNNNNNNNNNNNNNNNNNNNNNNNNNNNNNNNNNNNNNNNNNNNNNNNNNNNNNNNNNNNNNNNNNNNNNNNNNNNNNNNNNNNNNNNNNNNNNNNNNNNNNNNNNNNNNNNNNNNNNNNNNNNNNNNNNNNNNNNNNNNNNNNNNNNNNNNNNNNNNNNNNNNNNNNNNNNNNNNNNNNNNNNNNNNNNNNNNNNNNNNNNNNNNNNNNNNNNNNNNNNNNNNNNNNNNNNNNNNNNNNNNNNNNNNNNNNNNNNNNNNNNNNNNNNNNNNNNNNNNNNNNNNNNNNNNNNNNNNNNNNNNNNNNNNNNNNNNNNNNNNNNNNNNNNNNNNNNNNNNNNNNNNNNNNNNNNNNNNNNNNNNNNNNNNNNNNNNNNNNNNNNNNNNNNNNNNNNNNNNNNNNNNNNNNNNNNNNNNNNNNNNNNNNNNNNNNNNNNNNNNNNNNNNNNNNNNNNNNNNNNNNNNNNNNNNNNNNNNNNNNNNNNNNNNNNNNNNNNNNNNNNNNNNNNNNNNNNNNNNNNNNNNNNNNNNNNNNNNNNNNNNNNNNNNNNNNNNNNNNNNNNNNNNNNNNNNNNNNNNNNNNNNNNNNNNNNNNNNNNNNNNNNNNNNNNNNNNNNNNNNNNNNNNNNNNNNNNNNNNNNNNNNNNNNNNNNNNNNNNNNNNNNNNNNNNNNNNNNNNNNNNNNNNNNNNNNNNNNNNNNNNNNNNNNNNNNNNNNNNNNNNNNNNNNNNNNNNNNNNNNNNNNNNNNNNNNNNNNNNNNNNNNNNNNNNNNNNNNNNNNNNNNNNNNNNNNNNNNNNNNNNNNNNNNNNNNNNNNNNNNNNNNNNNNNNNNNNNNNNNNNNNNNNNNNNNNNNNNNNNNNNNNNNNNNNNNNNNNNNNNNNNNNNNNNNNNNNNNNNNNNNNNNNNNNNNNNNNNNNNNNNNNNNNNNNNNNNNNNNNNNNNNNNNNNNNNNNNNNNNNNNNNNNNNNNNNNNNNNNNNNNNNNNNNNNNNNNNNNNNNNNNNNNNNNNNNNNNNNNNNNNNNNNNNNNNNNNNNNNNNNNNNNNNNNNNNNNNNNNNNNNNNNNNNNNNNNNNNNNNNNNNNNNNNNNNNNNNNNNNNNNNNNNNNNNNNNNNNNNNNNNNNNNNNNNNNNNNNNNNNNNNNNNNNNNNNNNNNNNNNNNNNNNNNNNNNNNNNNNNNNNNNNNNNNNNNNNNNNNNNNNNNNNNNNNNNNNNNNNNNNNNNNNNNNNNNNNNNNNNNNNNNNNNNNNNNNNNNNNNNNNNNNNNNNNNNNNNNNNNNNNNNNNNNNNNNNNNNNNNNNNNNNNNNNNNNNNNNNNNNNNNNNNNNNNNNNNNNNNNNNNNNNNNNNNNNNNNNNNNNNNNNNNNNNNNNNNNNNNNNNNNNNNNNNNNNNNNNNNNNNNNNNNNNNNNNNNNNNNAAATGttgaggtcaaaatttaaattattaaaaaaaaaaattggcgggaaatttttttttgtcatttttttaacattcagGTCGATACGCGACTTTTTCAAGAACAGAAAGTTGATCTCGAGGGTTGACTGCTTCAATCATTGAAAGTTTCATAACGATAAGACTTATATTGAATGATTTAGGTTTTCGAAATAATACGAATTTGAAAAACCTATCCAAAATCCTAAATCCTTCAATAAAAGTCATATCTTTATGAAACCTCTGAGGATCAAAGCAGAAGCGTGCCTAGAGCAGTTCccagtttttaaaagtttattaactcAGATATTAAGGTAGTAAATGttgaggtcaaaatttaaattattcaaaaaaaaaattggcgggAAATTTTGTTTCGCGAAATTCCCCATCTTAAAATTGAGATGCGAATTTTTTGAGAACAGAAATTTCATCTAGAGGTGTCACTGCATTGAACCTCGAAGATTTCAAGTCGATAAGACCAATATTGAAGAAGTTGGGATTTCTAAACGACTTAACGTATtagtatttcaaaaactataaatcgaaatacaaaatacaatctTTGTGACTCAGATCAGCTATGATATAATCTTACAAATTACTTGagcaaaaatattgaaatactttttaaatacttaaaagtatgtatttaacatacttttaaaaataagtatctgTACTTGATTActctttaaaagtattttttacaaggtCTAGTTATGAAATACATTTGCTTAATATTGGAACTCATACAATTACATAAGATCTAATTTTGAAAGTTAATGGAAATTTCGTTCTGTAACGATAACTTTATTACTATACTACAAAagttcataagtcataactcataactacCTAAATGTCGAAATATCATATTAACtgcaacaattaattatttatttactatattaattaatatttaatttcactatGTCATTCTTGAATCCAATAACAACCAAACACTTCCTTTTGTACCATAATAGCGTAGGGTGTTATACTAACCAAACTATGTAgggataacaatataaataatataatatactgtcatacaataaatattgttattactaatattacttattaatatgacaaaatgtgcaacaacaataataaatgttttacatatagatacgttcgatttttttctcCAATGTAATACACAATGGGGGACACCAATGTAATACACAATATGTCCAAGGGGGAATGTTCCGATTAGAGGACACTAATTTTATCGTACTGTACGCATCACAGGGAGATTACACCGTCATTGTTCATCTATTTACCcctcacacaaaaatatttaccaaattttataattgcatGGAGTATATTTGAGATAATGAGATCACACACTCAAAATCAGTTTTGCGGAAAACAAACGTACCTACCATGAATATACGTGCGTCATACATAAATTACTAATCTATAATGAGTAAGACAGTGTGTCTAAAGTTTATTGTGTGCGCCATATACAATAAGAATTAACGTTAAAAACTattacaaataggtacctaggtacctattgcaTAGTTTTGTGTGCCGTGATCTACGGCACTAAGCAGAggtataaatagttaatttagttaTAGACTATTATTCACAATCGGTACAACAAGAAGTTCAAAACTAACTTggtatttttttgcatatataATTCACAAATATTGGTCTCTTCAAGAAAGTAGTGTTTTCCGTATTTCAACTAAATACTAAGAAAAGAAAGTTGACACAACCGCTAAAAGGTTGACAACAGTTATTTAGATTGGGAATTCTATTTAGCGTTAATTTAATAGATTAGTTATTCATCAAAGTCTCTCTAATTACAAGTCTAAGCCCTAAGGTCTCTTAAACTTAAGGGAAATGGATGATTTTAGTACGGAAGTATTGTGGAAGTCTGTACGAAGATAAGATATTAATTCATAGGTAAACGAGAGGTTATGGAATGTGTAATGTATCGATTGgaaatgttatacaaatatcattaaaatggtCTGTTTAACGATCATTCAAATAATTGTCCTAATAAACatcaaaaattgcaaaaaaaaatttaaaatcatataaaaatttgctttattatcaataatcatattttgttaagtTTGATAAAAACGTATTAACTTTAACCAGGGTTCAGGATTAAGAACGTTACCAATTGAATTTCGAATATATATTTGAGGttatgttttgaatttcaaGTTTGAAGTTTGAACTGTAGTCTGTAAAAGCCAAACGgctaacattaaaaatttaatattttattattttcaaactttcaagtttcaatttttcaattatcacggattcaaataataatgtatttcagAGTAGATTGTGGTAAGTAACACGTTGTtatgttgtttaatatatttaatatatattttgttttgtgattgtgcaattattatttgtatacctacacacaatATTGACAGTATTtatagttacacaaaaaaatgtattgaaaaataatataatgcattatgaCAATAACTGGTAACGTCAAGTTTTAATATATcagcttaatattttttttttgtaaattacctACTGTACAcacaaataatcaatattatgtaaatttggaCCATCCAAACATAAATCTCATAAAGTTTGGTACGTTTTTTcataagttattgaatattttactcaaatactttacaaaactGTACATACCTAACATATACACAAATtacaaactatacaaaatattacaaatttacagtatttacaaacaattttttttacatttattgcaCAGCCTCAAATAAAAGAAGCTCTTCTTCGCCTGTAAGTaaatacatgtttatttttatgtttttatagaaataaaatggcaattcaaaaactgaaaaacataCCAGGATGTGGCCCAATTTCTTGGGCTATATACCCATCTACTCGATGACCAGCACGCCTTAAAAATGTGAATACACGATTAGGACTTCTATCTATAGCAAGGTCCTGAAGGAAGTTCCTAATTGCATTAGAGTTTTCAATTCTTGCTCTAGTTGGTACTCCATTTCGAAtctgtataaaacaaatattaatattctaaataaaataaccgatattttagttttaggtAAATGAGTTCAATGAggaattgtataatgtaatatggtAAATGATGCacctacatttaaattgttcttAGCCTGACGAAATTCAATATACTGCTGGTTTTCCAGAAATTGTAACTGAACTGTAATAAATTAAGGTAAGTTATTTACTagaaatacctactaataatattattatgttattgtgtcTACATTACGATTTATAGTTGATACTAAGATAATATAAGCTTCTAAGGTTATCTAGGATCCATATGGATGTACACTAAACATAAAatctagttattttattgtaaatcttacaatttaccaaaataaatcttactaaaacattatataccaaaaattattaagattaaaataaatgtatttatctattaaaagTTCTCAATGTTGATCGGTGGTTAACACAAACATCATATTCACATATAGTGCTTACCTGTGACTGCAGTAttctgtatgtataatatacttacctgaGACACTAACATAAAGCTTTAATTGAAGTTCAACATAGATTGTATCgtgcaatatattttagatataacaaaacatatatAAGTTACAAGTAACGATTTATTCtttcttttattttctatatataaaaaaaaaattttaaattaagaatttctCATTGTTAGTCAATTAaataacactattattatattttaaaactgttaccTAGCCAAATAGTTTTATTCTTTATTGATCACTTCTAAAATGTTCTCAGCACTGATACTTAAGTGTTGGTGGttaatatacatcatacatatatAGTGCTTACCTGTATCTATTCTGTGTGTATAATACCTGAGACACAAACATATAGCTTTGGTTAGAGTTAAACATGGATTTTATCGTGCAACATTTAGaaacaacaacataatatacaagctTCATCAATGTATAACTTTTCTCTCCTTttctataaaagaaaaaaaaatcataaattacttAGGTTTTATTAgtcacttaaataaataatactaatatagtattaaatattataaaacaattcgCTACACCAaacaaattatctaaaaaaatattaaattatacttagaaACTCCCAAACTTTGGGATGAGGCTTTATCAGCCTCAGCAGCGATGCATGGTAGCTTTCTACATAGTTGTTTGTCCTAATGTCCTGGTTGAATACTGTTACAGCTGCTGGTCCCATTGTTATAAACCAATATCCCCAAatgtaattaaacataaattggtTTAATTGCAATGCCAAATATGGGAATTGGTTTACATACTCAACAATGCTATTAAAACCATCCTCCATTGAAGGTAAAACATCACCAATTTGTGTAGCTGGTAAGTATGGTAATGCTAAAATCtgaatgtaaaaacaaaataaaaatatattaattagttactGTAATTTGTGTATTGATAATGTGGTTAGGGTAAAGTctaaagattaaattaaaaataatgaatgatatataaaactatagtttATTCTATAgacaaattttagttattatacattataataatttttattaatttttacaaattaccaTTCGGAGCACACGAGCAGCATTATTGTCAGCtttgaataattgaaataaGTTGCTCCTCTTGTTTCTGGCATATCTTATTACTGCctgacataaattattaattattaattacatactattaattttaataggttcAGTGGAAGGTGTTTGCTATTTACTTGACAGTAATGAAAGTAACACCCTTGGTGTTTACTTTCTggaaaaactaaatttactgCATTGATTAGCCCTTGCTCAAAATCAGTAATAATTGTGAGCTGATCATAACATAATGGAAGCACATTTCTTATGTAATGAAGTAATTCAACATAAATTTGTTGAGTTTTTCCAATTAGAAGGGCATGAACTAAAGGGAAGCTCTGGAACAAgataatgtattacattattctatagaatatattatgtcattgtaagtatttacaatattctatttccataaaataattgtcattgaatataatagtatttgttGAATTAACAGGATATACTATAACGTTTTAACAATGAGTagtggaataaaatattaatttaaataatatggatattattattattattattattacttaatttgagtcatactaaattattatgctagtcataataaattaatatactaccTAGTACACTACACAGATATATTGAAACTTACAACATCCTTGAATACAACTTGAAAAGAAAATAACTGATAGGCgtcattttctaaaaattttggTACAGTTTTAAATGTGCCATCGCATCCTGCTACTCGGACCtaaaaatccataataataattcattaattaacaCTCATATACATTATTGATTTACTGTGACCAACATTTCTCAAATCTGGTGCAATTGCATTTATATTGGCTACATTACAAAAAATCACTCCACTCACGGTTCCCTCTATCAGCAATGGACCTTGATAAAACCTATTAAAATGGTTTGTTTTAATTCTTttcttatgttttttgtttaataaatgaaaataattaatattttttaacctgTTAGGAGGATTCTGTAGTGTCATGGCAAAACATTCATTATCTACAGCCGTCAACAAATCGTGCAAGTTTGCCATGTTTCGTGGTGTCTGAGGGAAAAACGTACGTCTTAAACGCCGCATCCTCTCTACACTCTGTACAAATGTATAGTTCTCTGCAGCCTCTGGAAAGCTAATTCATACATCATATCAAAAACAAGTAAATAAGGATATCAAAACTAACCATCACCTATGCATAGTTGCATACCTTTTGTAAaaactgtacaaaaaaaaacttacaaaataagcaaaaaattagtttataggtaggtactaacttTGCAATTGCTTGCATATAAATTCCACGTGGAGTATAtgagtttattgttttttctaaaGCTCTCTCAGTTATCTCCTGTCGAAGCAGTGGAACATTGAGGTTGAACTCTCTGACACCATGATAATGGCGCTTTGACAGTGTCAACCTATCATCGTTGCGGTCCGGAGATATATGAGCAGTTGCATGGCACTGTCcttccaattttttttcgtaacatGACAAGtaactaaaatgtatgtttataatttaatatacttttgtttaataatacattttatagttaatactcACATTTTAGTATCTGTTACTTTATTCTTATAGTACATGTACCCAAGATTATCCCTTATAATTTCTGTGCCTCTTTGAATGCCTAGAACTACAGTGTAGGACTGTGGTCTTACTACAGCAACCGGAAGCAGAGGttctaatattaacaattaaaaataacatgataCCTTAGAAGCATACTAAATGGCCATCCGGAATCCGTATCATGAATAGGTTATAAAACTTCTGTACCAGTGGTTTAATGGTTTAATCAAAGAAAAATACTTACAATCAGAGGCTGTATTTAAGATGTTGTCGCTGTTGGCAACAATATTTTTGCGCTACTGGCTTTGGAAATATTTTCTTATCTCAGCATTTCtactcaattattattactcacaCAAAATCAGAAATAAGtgtcttataattaattaaatataattgtaaattataatatataacaaacttTTATAGAAGattaaactgtattattatattctatactagCTGTTCCgcccataaattatatttgtaaaaaatgtatatgccacatttcaactaattataatagtaatatattatgtaaccaatGTCAACCATATGAATAAACTAACTATTACAAAACTGTACTAAAATCTGCCGAGTAACCTTttcagagttaaatatttagatacctacctattgtattataaaataatatttctatagcaTACTCCTATGTGGTATAAGCCACAAACTAATTATATGGATTTGTGGTATCCAATTTAGTACTTAGACAAACAAgagatcattttaaaaaaaaaaacaatttttcacttAACGAATTCGCCCAAAAAAAATTTGCAGTTCTTGATTGGGAACCAgtattacacaatttatttataatatactcactattaattataattttccattGCTTATtcgtaaacataattttacttttttataatcgCCGTAAAAATGTTGTCGCCCCTAACATAAGCCAGGGT from the Acyrthosiphon pisum isolate AL4f chromosome X, pea_aphid_22Mar2018_4r6ur, whole genome shotgun sequence genome contains:
- the LOC100571572 gene encoding uncharacterized protein LOC100571572, which translates into the protein MDLADIIINHDHNYFGVQEPVVDHNEPLLPVAVVRPQSYTVVLGIQRGTEIIRDNLGYMYYKNKVTDTKIYLSCYEKKLEGQCHATAHISPDRNDDRLTLSKRHYHGVREFNLNVPLLRQEITERALEKTINSYTPRGIYMQAIANFPEAAENYTFVQSVERMRRLRRTFFPQTPRNMANLHDLLTAVDNECFAMTLQNPPNRFYQGPLLIEGTVSGVIFCNVANINAIAPDLRNVRVAGCDGTFKTVPKFLENDAYQLFSFQVVFKDVSFPLVHALLIGKTQQIYVELLHYIRNVLPLCYDQLTIITDFEQGLINAVNLVFPESKHQGCYFHYCQAVIRYARNKRSNLFQLFKADNNAARVLRMILALPYLPATQIGDVLPSMEDGFNSIVEYVNQFPYLALQLNQFMFNYIWGYWFITMGPAAVTVFNQDIRTNNYVESYHASLLRLIKPHPKVWEFLKKERKVIH